In Nerophis lumbriciformis linkage group LG14, RoL_Nlum_v2.1, whole genome shotgun sequence, a single genomic region encodes these proteins:
- the ptger3 gene encoding prostaglandin E2 receptor EP3 subtype — MVSDRCDLPDGLAAMLSSNTSVNASRSESGCGSVSVVFPITMMLTGMVGNSLALALVYVSYKRKENRRKKSFLLCIGSLALTDLFGQLLTSPIVISVYRADLRWERIDSSGNLCAFFGVCMTTFGLCALFMASAMAVERAAAITSPHWYSNHMTSSLTKQTLALIWCLVLLFALLPVAGVGQYTRQWPGTWCFISTGDRQVPGNIFFSFTFALLGIFSLLVTLSCNVVTIRGLIVRCKTKSGSSQASKHWERLTTETVVQLLGIMCVLLVCWSPLLVLMLRMISSQVSSHECNSASESSSMRDVHLDCNFFLTAIRLASLNQILDPWVYLLLREILLRKFCLVANAVSNCSLEEQKETQTPLDTLHKKTQGKSSKVAF; from the exons ATGGTGTCGGACAGGTGCGACCTCCCGGACGGGCTGGCGGCCATGCTGAGCTCCAACACCTCCGTGAACGCCAGCAGGAGCGAGTCCGGCTGCGGCTCCGTGTCCGTGGTGTTCCCCATCACCATGATGCTGACCGGCATGGTGGGCAACTCTCTGGCTCTCGCCTTGGTCTACGTGTCCTACAAGAGGAAGGAGAACCGCAGGAAAAAGTCCTTCCTGCTCTGCATCGGCTCCTTGGCGCTGACGGACCTGTTCGGCCAGCTCCTGACGAGTCCCATCGTCATCTCCGTGTACCGGGCCGACCTGCGCTGGGAGCGCATCGACTCGTCCGGCAACCTGTGCGCCTTCTTCGGCGTGTGCATGACCACCTTCGGCCTGTGCGCGCTCTTCATGGCCAGCGCCATGGCGGTGGAGCGAGCCGCGGCCATCACCAGCCCGCACTGGTACTCCAACCACATGACGAGCAGCCTCACCAAGCAGACCCTGGCGCTCATCTGGTGTCTGGTGCTGCTCTTCGCGCTGCTGCCCGTGGCGGGGGTCGGCCAGTACACGCGTCAGTGGCCCGGGACGTGGTGCTTCATCAGCACCGGGGACCGCCAAGTGCCGGGCAACATCTTCTTCTCCTTCACCTTCGCCCTGCTGGGCATCTTCTCGCTGCTCGTCACGCTCTCCTGCAACGTGGTGACCATCAGAGGTCTGATCGTCCGCTGCAAGACCAAGTCTGGATCTTCCCAGGCCTCCAAGCACTGGGAGAGACTCACCACGGAGACTGTGGTCCAGCTGCTGGGCATCATGTGCGTCCTGCTGGTGTGCTGGTCTCCTCTGCTG GTGCTGATGCTGAGGATGATCTCCAGCCAGGTGTCGTCTCACGAGTGCAACTCAGCGTCCGAGTCGTCCTCCATGCGAGACGTGCACCTGGACTGCAACTTCTTCCTGACCGCCATCCGCCTGGCGTCCTTGAACCAGATCCTGGACCCGTGGGTCTACCTGCTCCTGCGGGAGATCCTCCTGCGTAAGTTCTGCCTGGTGGCCAACGCCGTGTCCAACTGCTCGCTGGAGGAGCAGAAGGAGACTCAGACGCCTTTGGACACGCTTCACAAGAAGACGCAGGGGAAGAGCAGCAAGGTCGCCTTTTGA